The following are from one region of the Salvia splendens isolate huo1 chromosome 2, SspV2, whole genome shotgun sequence genome:
- the LOC121772574 gene encoding pectinesterase-like, translated as MSDRTGTETVVQSSTIQATKDLTSVSTFLGRSWKAYATAVFMQNNFNNVIDPRGWRPFDTTPDTVFLAEYGNRGSSSARTGGRVKWKGVRVSLSLAEARGFTVGSFIQGKEWLPATQL; from the exons ATGTCGGACCGGACCGGGACCGAGACCGTGGTGCAAAGCAGCACGATCCAGGCAACGAAAGACCTGACGAGCGTGAGCACCTTCCTGGGGAGGTCGTGGAAGGCATACGCCACGGCCGTGTTCATGCAGAATAATTTCAATAACGTGATCGATCCGAGGGGGTGGAGGCCCTTCGACACAACACCGGACACGGTTTTCTTAGCAGAGTATGGAAACCGAGGGAGTAGCAGCGCCAGGACTGGGGGTCGGGTGAAGTGGAAGGGAGTGAGGGTTAGTCTTAGCTTGGCGGAGGCGAGAGGCTTCACGGTCGGCTCTTTTATACAAGGGAAAGAGTGGCTGCCGGCAACACAA TTATAG
- the LOC121760537 gene encoding protein DETOXIFICATION 54-like isoform X1, with amino-acid sequence MQSCDIVCSRVATISSSKIQESQTLITKISSVSLCSSYTGMAEKMRDFYSHKHPSSSQVVEEIKELWKMVLPITAMNFLVYVRAVVSVLFLGRLGSLELAGGALSIGFTNITGYSVLVGLASGLEPVCSQAYGSKNWDLLFLSLHRMIFILLLAIIPIGLLWINLEPIMLFMGQDGEITSTAAVYCLYSLPDLLTNTLIQPLRVYLRSQGVTKPQMWCTLMAVLFHVPLNYALVVAAGLGVRGVAIASVLTNLHMMVLMMGYVCVYGRWEWKLGGGDGGGIGALLKLAVPSCLGICLEWWWYEIVTVLAGYLPNPKLAVAATGVMIQTTSLMYTVPMALAGCVSARVGNELGGGRPYKAKLAAMVALTCAFVVGIINVVWTVMFRERWGALFTKDDMLIALVASVLPITGVCELGNCPQTTGCGILRGTARPVVAARINLASFYFVGTPVAVGLAFWLCIGFPGLWLGLLSAQVACAILILYVVLHCTDWEDEAVKACKLACLEMRSKCNPNEEITRVLVLEDSKMDDV; translated from the exons ATGCAATCTTGTGACATAGTGTGCTCTCGAGTTGCTACAatttcatcatcaaaaattcaaGAATCTCAAACTCTCATAACAAAAATTTCTAG TGTTTCCCTCTGTTCATCATATACAGGAATGGCAGAAAAAATGCGGGATTTCTACTCTCACAAACATCCTTCGTCATCCCAG GTGGTGGAGGAAATCAAAGAGCTATGGAAAATGGTGCTTCCCATCACTGCAATGAACTTCCTCGTCTACGTGAGAGCTGTCGTCTCCGTCCTTTTCCTGGGGCGGCTCGGCAGCTTGGAGCTCGCTGGCGGCGCGCTGTCAATCGGCTTCACCAACATCACCGGCTACTCTGTTTTAGTCGGCTTAGCTTCGGGGCTGGAGCCGGTTTGCAGCCAAGCATACGGCTCCAAGAATTGGgaccttctctttctctctctacaccgCATGATCTTCATCCTCCTCCTCGCGATCATCCCCATTGGCTTGCTATGGATCAATCTCGAGCCAATCATGCTTTTCATGGGCCAAGACGGCGAGATCACATCGACGGCTGCGGTTTATTGCCTCTACTCTCTCCCAGACCTTTTAACAAACACCTTGATTCAGCCATTGCGCGTTTATTTGAGGTCGCAGGGGGTGACGAAGCCTCAAATGTGGTGCACTTTGATGGCGGTGCTGTTTCACGTGCCCTTGAATTATGCGTTGGTGGTGGCGGCGGGGCTGGGGGTGCGTGGGGTGGCGATCGCCTCTGTTTTGACCAATTTGCATatgatggtgctgatgatggGATATGTCTGTGTTTACGGAAGGTGGGAGTGGAAATtgggcggcggcgatggtggtgGAATTGGGGCTTTGCTGAAGCTCGCCGTGCCGAGCTGTCTGGGGATTTGCTTGGAGTGGTGGTGGTACGAGATCGTTACGGTGCTCGCCGGATACTTGCCTAATCCGAAGCTCGCGGTGGCCGCCACCGGCGTGATGATTCAGACCACTAGCCTTATGTACACGGTTCCGATGGCGCTGGCCGGCTGCGTATCCGCTAGG GTAGGAAATGAGCTGGGAGGTGGAAGACCGTACAAGGCCAAGCTGGCGGCAATGGTGGCGCTGACGTGTGCGTTCGTTGTAGGGATCATCAACGTGGTTTGGACGGTGATGTTTAGAGAGAGGTGGGGCGCTCTCTTTACCAAGGATGATATGTTGATTGCTCTGGTTGCATCGGTCCTACCTATTACCGGCGTCTGTGAGCTAGGGAATTGCCCACAGACGACTGGTTGTGGCATCCTAAGAGGCACGGCCAGGCCGGTCGTGGCTGCCAGGATCAATCTCGCCTCGTTTTACTTTGTGGGGACGCCTGTGGCCGTTGGGCTAGCCTTTTGGCTATGCATCGGGTTCCCCGGCTTGTGGCTAGGGTTGTTGTCGGCTCAAGTCGCGTGTGCCATCTTGATACTCTATGTTGTGCTGCATTGCACGGATTGGGAAGATGAAGCTGTCAAAGCTTGCAAACTTGCTTGCCTAGAAATGAGAAGTAAGTGTAACCCTAATGAAGAGATCACAAGAGTATTAGTTTTGGAGGATTCAAAGATGGATGATGTGTAA
- the LOC121786735 gene encoding F-box protein At3g07870-like, giving the protein MAFIVPPAHDFLSTLPSHLIIDILSRLPAKSLLRCKSVSKHWLHLTSDPYLAKLHLTRSKPGVAIHQSEISKNLLRLADFDDFHLPTAEIDLQSLTPSPEIAVDGSVKGLLLLRDANYKHGALYVCNPLTREYIELAAPNQVVRYPSVVTHGFGVSKGSDEFKVVRIYQEREMDPRSGSCLRIPNSECHVYTLGTGEWRAVGDAPFAYDGRLIGQFFRDNLHWLVEDLNGQELISRFDLQNESFHPFPAPFPGRKLLGSVGVLDDCLCLCDNTSNFEVDIWVMKEYGVGKSWSKRFVIRKMPELIGPSFEIVRVLKVLGDGNILLVWADYCVLNYCSKSEVTQEVDMVQSRGPNSVEAMHYVPSLMTLNTFVMEKVVLF; this is encoded by the coding sequence ATGGCGTTCATCGTCCCGCCCGCCCACGATTTCCTGTCGACCCTCCCATCGCACCTCATCATCGACATCCTCTCCCGCCTCCCCGCCAAATCCCTCCTCCGCTGCAAATCCGTCTCCAAGCACTGGCTCCATCTCACCTCCGATCCCTACCTCGCCAAGCTCCATCTCACCAGATCAAAGCCCGGCGTCGCCATCCACCAGTCCGAGATATCGAAGAACCTCCTCCGACTAGCCGATTTCGACGATTTCCACCTCCCCACGGCGGAGATCGACCTCCAATCGCTCACCCCCTCCCCCGAAATCGCCGTCGACGGATCCGTCAAgggtctcctcctcctccgcgaCGCCAATTACAAGCACGGGGCTCTCTACGTCTGCAATCCCCTCACGCGCGAGTACATCGAGCTCGCCGCCCCCAACCAGGTCGTCCGCTACCCTAGCGTCGTCACGCACGGATTCGGAGTCAGCAAGGGGAGTGACGAATTCAAGGTCGTCAGGATTTATCAGGAGAGGGAAATGGACCCTAGGAGCGGCTCCTGCTTGAGAATCCCCAATTCCGAGTGCCACGTCTACACGCTCGGAACAGGGGAGTGGCGCGCTGTCGGCGACGCTCCTTTCGCCTATGACGGCCGCCTAATTGGCCAGTTCTTCAGGGATAATCTTCACTGGCTGGTTGAAGATTTGAACGGCCAGGAACTCATCTCCCGGTTCGACCTTCAAAACGAGTCGTTTCACCCCTTTCCGGCGCCGTTTCCGGGGAGAAAACTGCTGGGGAGCGTGGGGGTGTTGGATGATTGCCTCTGCCTGTGCGATAACACCTCCAATTTCGAGGTGGATATATGGGTGATGAAGGAATACGGAGTTGGGAAATCATGGAGCAAGAGATTCGTGATCAGGAAAATGCCGGAATTGATTGGGCCGTCGTTTGAAATCGTGAGAGTGCTCAAGGTTTTGGGAGATGGGAACATATTGCTGGTGTGGGCGGATTACTGCGTCCTCAATTACTGCAGTAAAAGTGAAGTTACACAAGAAGTTGACATGGTTCAATCTAGAGGCCCGAATAGCGTTGAGGCCATGCATTATGTGCCCAGTTTGATGACTCTTAACACCTTTGTCATGGAAAAAGTTGTTCTCTTTTAG
- the LOC121760537 gene encoding protein DETOXIFICATION 54-like isoform X2, which produces MAEKMRDFYSHKHPSSSQVVEEIKELWKMVLPITAMNFLVYVRAVVSVLFLGRLGSLELAGGALSIGFTNITGYSVLVGLASGLEPVCSQAYGSKNWDLLFLSLHRMIFILLLAIIPIGLLWINLEPIMLFMGQDGEITSTAAVYCLYSLPDLLTNTLIQPLRVYLRSQGVTKPQMWCTLMAVLFHVPLNYALVVAAGLGVRGVAIASVLTNLHMMVLMMGYVCVYGRWEWKLGGGDGGGIGALLKLAVPSCLGICLEWWWYEIVTVLAGYLPNPKLAVAATGVMIQTTSLMYTVPMALAGCVSARVGNELGGGRPYKAKLAAMVALTCAFVVGIINVVWTVMFRERWGALFTKDDMLIALVASVLPITGVCELGNCPQTTGCGILRGTARPVVAARINLASFYFVGTPVAVGLAFWLCIGFPGLWLGLLSAQVACAILILYVVLHCTDWEDEAVKACKLACLEMRSKCNPNEEITRVLVLEDSKMDDV; this is translated from the exons ATGGCAGAAAAAATGCGGGATTTCTACTCTCACAAACATCCTTCGTCATCCCAG GTGGTGGAGGAAATCAAAGAGCTATGGAAAATGGTGCTTCCCATCACTGCAATGAACTTCCTCGTCTACGTGAGAGCTGTCGTCTCCGTCCTTTTCCTGGGGCGGCTCGGCAGCTTGGAGCTCGCTGGCGGCGCGCTGTCAATCGGCTTCACCAACATCACCGGCTACTCTGTTTTAGTCGGCTTAGCTTCGGGGCTGGAGCCGGTTTGCAGCCAAGCATACGGCTCCAAGAATTGGgaccttctctttctctctctacaccgCATGATCTTCATCCTCCTCCTCGCGATCATCCCCATTGGCTTGCTATGGATCAATCTCGAGCCAATCATGCTTTTCATGGGCCAAGACGGCGAGATCACATCGACGGCTGCGGTTTATTGCCTCTACTCTCTCCCAGACCTTTTAACAAACACCTTGATTCAGCCATTGCGCGTTTATTTGAGGTCGCAGGGGGTGACGAAGCCTCAAATGTGGTGCACTTTGATGGCGGTGCTGTTTCACGTGCCCTTGAATTATGCGTTGGTGGTGGCGGCGGGGCTGGGGGTGCGTGGGGTGGCGATCGCCTCTGTTTTGACCAATTTGCATatgatggtgctgatgatggGATATGTCTGTGTTTACGGAAGGTGGGAGTGGAAATtgggcggcggcgatggtggtgGAATTGGGGCTTTGCTGAAGCTCGCCGTGCCGAGCTGTCTGGGGATTTGCTTGGAGTGGTGGTGGTACGAGATCGTTACGGTGCTCGCCGGATACTTGCCTAATCCGAAGCTCGCGGTGGCCGCCACCGGCGTGATGATTCAGACCACTAGCCTTATGTACACGGTTCCGATGGCGCTGGCCGGCTGCGTATCCGCTAGG GTAGGAAATGAGCTGGGAGGTGGAAGACCGTACAAGGCCAAGCTGGCGGCAATGGTGGCGCTGACGTGTGCGTTCGTTGTAGGGATCATCAACGTGGTTTGGACGGTGATGTTTAGAGAGAGGTGGGGCGCTCTCTTTACCAAGGATGATATGTTGATTGCTCTGGTTGCATCGGTCCTACCTATTACCGGCGTCTGTGAGCTAGGGAATTGCCCACAGACGACTGGTTGTGGCATCCTAAGAGGCACGGCCAGGCCGGTCGTGGCTGCCAGGATCAATCTCGCCTCGTTTTACTTTGTGGGGACGCCTGTGGCCGTTGGGCTAGCCTTTTGGCTATGCATCGGGTTCCCCGGCTTGTGGCTAGGGTTGTTGTCGGCTCAAGTCGCGTGTGCCATCTTGATACTCTATGTTGTGCTGCATTGCACGGATTGGGAAGATGAAGCTGTCAAAGCTTGCAAACTTGCTTGCCTAGAAATGAGAAGTAAGTGTAACCCTAATGAAGAGATCACAAGAGTATTAGTTTTGGAGGATTCAAAGATGGATGATGTGTAA